A window of Nonomuraea angiospora genomic DNA:
CCGGCCTGCTGGCCTGCGCCGCGAGCTGCGAGGTCACCCGGTCCTCGGGCCCGTCGGCGGAGTCCTCGGCGGGCACCTTGCTGAGGGCGTTCAGCCGGCGGCCCTCTCTGCGGCGGTGCCGGGCCACGACATTCGTCGCGATGCCGTACAACCACGACCGCACGGTGCCCCGTTGCGGGTCGAAGCCGCCTCTGCCGTTGAACGCGATCAGGAAGGCGTCCGCGACCAGGTCTTCGACGTGCTCGCTGCCGAGCCGGGCGGCCAGATATCGGTAGAGCTCGGTGAAGTATCGGTCGTACAGGAGGGCGAAAAGGTCAGGGTTGTCCATCGACCGCTCGACCACGGTGACGTCTTCCATCACGTCACTGGCGTCAGGTGGTGCAGCCATGGCGTCCTTTCGGAGGGAACTGTCACCCCGGAATTCGCCGCTCAGCCGTTTTTCTTCACGCCCGCCGTCAGCCCAGGTCGAGGCGGGCGAGTTCGGTGCGGGTGGTGACGCCGAGCTTGGGGAAGGCGCGGTACAGGTGGTGGCTGACGGTCTTGGGGCTCAGGAACAGCTGGGCGGCGATCTCCCGGTTGGTGACACCCGTGGCGGCCAGGCGTACCACCTGCAGTTCCTGGGGAGAGAGCGAGGCGGCCAGGTCGGGGGCGCCCTGGGCGACGGTCTCGCCCGCCGCGCGCAGCTCGGCGCGCGCCCGCTCGGCCCACGGCGCGGCGCCGACGCGGTCGAAGGTCTCCAGCGCCGAGCGCAGGCGGGTCCTGGACTCGTTCTTGCGGCGGGCGCGGCGCAGCCACTCGCCGTAGAGCAGGTCGGTACGGGCCCGTTCGTACGGCCGGTCCGCGTCGGCGTGCGAACGCACGGCCTGCTCCCAATGCCGCTCCGCCTCCGCGTCCCCGGTGGCGAGCAGGGCCCGGCAGCGGTGCAGGACGGCCTGCGCCCACGGCCGGCGGGCGGCGCCGGCCCAGGACTCGAAGCGGGCGAGCGGTCCGGCGGCGCGGTCGGGCAGGCCCAGCCGTACGGCGGCCTCGATCTGGTCGGGGGCGAAGTAGACGGGCATGATCTGGTGCCGCAGCGGCCCGCGGGCGGCGGCGTCGAAGCGCTCCAGCGCGGCCTCGAACCGGCCCTGACCGAGGTCCAGCAGGCCGAGCGCCCACTCGGCCCAGCCCACGATCGTCGCCACCGGATGGGCGCTGACGTGCGCGATCGTGCGTTCGGCGAGCTCACGGCAGTCCTGCTCCCGCCCCTGGACGGCGGCCGCCATGGCCATGACGCTCTCGAAGTGCGCGATGCGGTGCGTCTGGCCGATGTCGGTGGCGAGCCGGCGTCCCTCGGTCGCGGTCGTGACGGCGTCGCGGAAGCGCCCGAGGTACATCTGGTGGATCGCCAGCACCGCCTGGGCGAGCGGCAGCAGCCCGATCATGCCGTCGGCCCGGCATTCCTCGATCGCCGAGTGGGCGATGGCGAGCCCGTTGCCGAAGTCGCCCGAGATCCCGGCCAGCGAGCAGATGCTGATCCGCAGGGCCGTCATGCCGGAGGGGATCGCCGCGGCCAGGGCGATGAGCTCGCGGAAGGGCGGCAGCGCCCGCTCCAGGTCGCCGGCCAGGAAGTCGGCCATCGCGCGGGCCGCCCGCACGAACCCGTCCAGCCCGTCCTCCGCCGTCAGCGGCAGGCCGGCCAGCCGCGCCGAGGACTCGGCGACGGCCGCCGGATCGCTGAGGTACCAGGCGTTGCGCACCGCGTCGAGCAGCAGGAGCGCCGCGCCCCTGCGGTCCAGGCCGGCGATGGCGGCGGCGCCGTCGAGGAGGATCCGGTGGGCCTCCCGCACCGCGCCCCGGTCGAACGCGATCCGGCCGCGCAGCCCCGCCAGCCTCGCCAGGGTCAGCGGGTCGTCGCCCAGCCGCCGGACCTGATCGGCCAGGACCTGCGCGTGCTCCAGGGCGCCGGCGTCCGCGGCGGCCTCGGCCGACAGAGCCAGCCGCCGGGCACGTTCGGCCAGCCCGGGAGTGAGCCGGGCGGCCCGCTCCAGGGCCGCGGCGGCCGCGGCGTGGCCGGCGCGCTCACGGGCGCGGCCGGCCGCCTGTTCGAGCGCGGCGGCGATCGGCTCGTCGCGGCCGGTCACGGTGGCGGCCAGGTGCCAGGCGCGGCGGTCGGCGTCCTGCTCGTCGTCGAGCACGCCGGCCAGGGCGCGGTGCACGGCCAGGCGCTCGTCGTAGGCCGCTCGCCGCGCCGCCGCCGTCCGCATCAGCGGGTGGCCGAAGGACAGCAGCCCGCCGGCGGCGGACAGGAATCCGGCGCGCTCGGCCGCGCCCAGGGCGGCGGCATCGACCCCCAGCCGCCCGGCCGCGCGCACGACGACATCGAGATCCCCCGCGTCGTCAAGGGCGGCGACCAGCAGCATCGTCTGGCTGTCCGGCGGCAGGACGGCGATCCGCGCCTCGTACGCCTCCTGGATCCGGCGCGGCAGCGGCAGCGGCTCCTGCGCATGGTGCGGCGAATCGGGCATCCGGGGCAGCTCGATCAGGGCGAGCGGGTTTCCGCCGCTCTCGGCGAGGATCCGCTCCCGTACGGCGGGGCCCAGACCGGGCGTGCGCTCGCGCAGCAGATCGCCGGCGGCCCGCCGGTCGAGGCCGTCGAGCCGCAACTCGGGCACCCCGGGCGCGTGGAAGGCGTCCCTGGCCGCGAACAGCAGGGCGATCCCCTCCGAGTGCAGCCGCCGGGCCGCGAACAGCAGCGCCTCGGCCGACGACCGGTCCATCCACTGGGCGTCGTCGACCAGGCAGAGCAGCGGGCCGTCCTCGGCCAGTTCGGTGAGCAGCGACAGGGCGGCCAGGCCGATGAGGAAGCGGTCCTCCGGCGCGGTGGCGAGCCCGAACGCGCCCTCCAGCGCCCTGGCCTGCGGCGCCGGAAGTTTGCCGATCCGGTCGAGGGCCGGGCGCAGCAGCAGGTGGAGCGCCGCGAAGGGCAGCTCGGCCTCGGTCTCGATGCCGGTGCCGCGCAGCGGACGCATGTCCTCGCAGGACCGGGCGGCGTGGTCGAGGAGCGCGGACTTGCCGATCCCGGGCTCGCCCCGCAGGATCAGGCTCCCGCTCCGGCCGTCCCTGGCCTGCGCGAGCAGCGCGTCGATCCGCGCCTGCTCCCTCTCCCGTCCCCACAGCACCATCAGAATGTAGCGTCCCGCGCCACCAGACAATCGTCCGATACCGGGCGGACGCTCTGCCTCCCTAACGTCGGTACCGCCACGTGAGGAGAGACATGGATTTCTTACTTTTCTTGCTGCTGTTCGTCGTGTTGTGCGGGTGGCTCGACCGCTGGGCCACCCGAACCCCGGTCTCCAAGGAGGGACGCTGAATGTTCGTCGGACACTTCGGTCTGGCCGCCGCCGTCAAGGCCAGACAGCCCCGCGTCCCGCTGTGGTCGCTCATGCTCGCCACGCAGTTCCTGGACGTCATCTTCGTGATCCTGTACCTGGCGGGCGGCATCGAGTCCTTCCAGGCCGTCGCCCCGGGCACCTACGGCGAGGCGCTGATCGACGCGCAGTACACCCACTCACTGCTCGGCGCGCTGCTGCTGTCGGCGCTCTTCGGCGGCTTCGGGGCCTGGCGGTGGGGCCGCACGGCCGGGTGGGTGCTGGGCGCGGTGACGTTCAGCCACTGGCTGCTCGACCTGCTCGTCCACCGCGCCGACCTGCCGCTGCTGCCCGGAAACGCCGGTGACCTGCCGCTGCTCGGGCTCGGACTGTGGCAGATCCCCTGGCTCACGGCCGTCGTCGAAGGGGTTCTCGTGGTGGTCGGCGCGGTCCTGTACTTCCGCTCGGTACGGGAGCGCGCCACGGTGACCTGGCGCGCGATGGTCTCCGGCGGCGCCATGGCCCTGCTGCTCGCGTTGGGGCTGGTCGTGGACGTCCTCAGTTAGGGAGGTGGCGACATGTTCGTTGACGTTCCGGGCGGCCGCCTGGCCTACGACTGCGCCGGCGAGGGGCCGCTCGTCGTGTGCGTACCCGGTCTGGGGGACACCCGCGGCGCCTACCGGTTCCTGCGCCCGCCGCTGGTGGAAGCGGGGTACCGGGTGGTGACGACGGACCTGCGCGGCCACGGGGAGTCCTCGGCGGACTGGGCGGACTACTCCCAGTCCGCGGTGGGCGGCGACCTCGTGGCCCTGCTGGAGGAGCTGGACGCGCCCGGCGCCGTCCTGCTCGGCAACTCCTACGCGGCGGGCGGCGTCATCCGCGCCGCCGCGGAGGCGCCCGAGCGGGTGGCCGGCATCGTCGCGATCGACGGCTTCATCAGGGCCGTCCCCCTCAACGCCGCCGTCCGCGCGCTGGTCCGGCTGATCGCCGCCTCCCCGCGGCTGTGGAGCCTCTACTACGCCCTGGCGCACCGTACGGCCCGGCCCGCCGACCTGGCCGGACACCGCGCCGCACTGGTGGCCATGCTGCGCGACCCGAAACGGCGCGCCGCGATGCGCGCCATGCTCCTCGACCGCGAACCCGACGCCGAGCGGGCCATCGCCCAGGTCCGCTGCCCGGCCCTGGTCCTCATGGGCGCGAAAGACCCCGACTTCCCCGACCCGGCGGCCGAGGCGCGGACCCAGGCGTCGCTGCTGCGCGGGCAGGCCGTCCTGATCGACGGCGCGGGGCACTACCCGATGTCGGAGTGTCCCGAGCGTACGGCCGAGGCCCTGCTGCCCTTCCTGAAGAACGCGTTCTGACCGCGCTCATCCCGCTCTGCGCAGCCAGAGCGTGTGCGCGGCCCAGGCCGCCGCCGCGCCCACCGCGTACCAGAAGAGGTCGGGCGGGTTGAACGTGCTGCCCAGCAGCGGCCGCAGCACGGCCGGGATCTCCCCGAGCTGGGCGAACTCGATCACCCAGCTCGCCCCGGCCGCCAGCGCCGCCGCCACCCAGGGGCGTACCCGGGGGAGGATCAGCACCACGAGCGTGTAGATCAGCACGGTGTAGAGGGCGTCGCCCGCGTACTTCGGCACCGGGCCGTCGAAGAACACGCGCACCCCCAACCCGGCCGCGACGGTCAGGACGGCTGCGCAGAGAACGGGTAGGCGGGGCACCGGGTCACGTTATCGACGTATTGGGGCTCACTGCGACAACAGCGCGAGGACGCCCCGCCCAAAGGGCGGCCCAGGGGACGTCCGCCTCGTGCCGGACGGCCCGGCGCACGGTGGCCGGGCGGAGTCCGTACACCACCGGGCTGGTCAACGGCACGGAGGCGGCCACGCTGAGGTCATCGCGCACGCTTCGGGGCCGGCCCGGACAGGTGGCGGACCTCCACGCCCGGGATGCCGGCGACGGCGGGACGTCATCCCGGACCCATAAGTCAGAGGTTATGCTCCGTTGCCAGAATTGATCTTGTTCCGGGTGGAGGGCGTCTTCGATGCTGAGCGAGCCGGGCCGACCCGTCCGGGGAAACACGAGATCTCTTGAAGTGGGTGCACAACGATGACGACGAACGACGCGGCCTCGACAGATGTGCTGATCGTCGGCGCCGGGCCGACCGGGCTGACCCTGGCGTGCGACCTGGCTCGCCGCGGTGTCGGCTTCCGGATCGTCGACCGGGCCGAAGGGCCCGGCACGGCCTCGCGGGCCAAGACGATCCAGCCGCGCGCGCTCGAGGTCGCCGACGATCTCGGGGTCGTCGACCACGTGCTGCGGGCGGGCGCGGTGCACGTGCCGACCCGGCACTACGACCGCGACCGGGTGGTCTCCGAGGCGGTGGAGGCGGCCGTCGGGATGGCGGACCCGGGGGTTCCGTACGCGCCGGTGTGGCTGTCGCAGCCGCGGTTCGAGCAGATCCTGCGAGATCGCCTGGCCCAGCTGGGCGGCACGGTCGAGTGGGGGACGGCGGTGACCGGGGTGGCGCAGGACGGCGACGCCGTCGAGGTGACCGTGCGGACGGCCGCCGGCGAACAGCGCGTACGTGCTCGCTACGCCGTCGGCTGCGACGGCGGCCGCAGTCTCGTACGGGAGCTGATCGGCGCGCGGCTGGAGGGCGTCTCCTACGGAGATCACCGCTGGTGGCTCGGTGACGTGCGGATCGACGGCCTGGACCGGCACTGCCAGCACCTGTGGATGAGCCCGGAGCACGGGATCCTGTCGCTGTTCCCGCTGCCCGGCACCGACCTCTGGCAGTTCCAGGCGTCCATCCCCGCCGGCGACGCGGATCCCGTCCAGCCGTCGCTCGATCTGTTCCGGGACCTCTTCGCCGCCCGGGCCGGGCTGCCGGAGGTCACCATCGCCGACGCGAGCTGGCTGTCGCTCTACAAGATCAACGTCTGCCTCGCCGACCGCTACCGGGTGGGCCGCGTCCTGCTCGCCGGGGACGCCGCGCACATCCACTCACCGGCCGGCGGCCAGGGCATGAACACCGGCATCCAGGACGCCTACAACCTCGGCTGGAAACTCGCCGCCGTCCTCGACGGCGCCGGCCCCGGGCTGCTGGACACCTACGAACAGGAGCGGCGCCCCGTCGCGCGGGCCGTCCTCGACGACAGCACCTCCCGGCTGCGGGCCGTCACGCGGGCCGCCGCCGACGGTGACGGGGCGTCCGCGCAGCGCGGCCTCACCGGGGACTTCACCACCGGGCTCACCATCGCCTACCCCGACAGCCCGCTCACCCATGAGCTGCCGCGGTCCGTACCGGCCCGTGTCCGTCCCGGCGACCGCGCGCCCGACGCCGTCTGCCACGACCCCGCCTCCGGCGACCGGATCCGCCTCTTCGACCTGCTGCGCGGCCCGCACTGGACCCTGCTGACCTTCGACCGCGGCCATCCCGTACCGCACGATGCTCCGGCCGCTCCGGTGCGTACGGTCCGCGTCACCACCGACCCCGCGGCGGCCGGTCCTGACACGGTCATCGACACCGACGGCGACGCGCACGGCGTCTACGACATCCACGAGGACACCGCCGTGCTCATCCGCCCCGACGGCTACATCGCCTCCCGCACCCCGGCCCGCCACCCGTCGGAGCCGATGTACTCCTCCCCCCTGATCCATCTGGAGGCGGCTCGGCACCAAGCCTGAAATGTGATCATTTCTTGGGACGATCAGCGTCATGAAGAAATCCATGACGGTGTTCACGGCCACCGTTTGCGGCACTCTGCTGATGACCGCCACCCCCACCCAGGCGGCGCCGAAAGACCCGGTCCGCGCGCTGAAGGCCCAGCTGGTGGCCGGTCACGGCGTTCGTTTCGCCGACACCACCACCACGGTGGACGACGACGGCAAAGAACTGCTCATGCGGCGCCAGGGAGCCTTCCAGTTCAGCAAGAAGGGCATGGCCGCCGCCGACATCACGGCCAAGATGTCCGGACCTTTGGGCGCGGTCTCCGGCATGAACATCCCCGAGCGCGCGATCGCGATCGGAAAGGTCACCTACCTCTCCGGCGGCATGTGGAAGAAGAAGATGCCGGCGGGCAAGAGCTGGTACAAGTCGGACGACTTCTACGGCGGCGCCGCGGGATACTTCGGGCAGCCGATCAATCCCGTCGAGCCCGCGACGCTGGCCAGGCTGATCAATAAGGCCAAGAAGGTCAAGAACGCCTACACCGGCAAGATCACCTTCAAGGAGCTCGACAAGGTGTCGCCGTGGTTCCACGCGTCGATCCCCCTCCGGTCCCACAACGACACCGAGGTCTCCTACACCCTCACGGTCGGCGCCGCGGGGCTCGTCACCAAGGTGACCAGCTCCTATGCGGCGACCGGCGTCTTCGACAGCGGCACCTGGGAGGGCAAGACGTTCGCCGTCGAGACTCGCTTCACGGGCTGGGGAGGCAAGGTCTCCATCAAGGCGCCGGATGCCAAAAAGGTGACCACCAAGCTCGAAGAATGAGCGGTGCGTTCGTCTCCGTCACGAAGCCGCAGGTGCCGGCGGCGTCGAGGAGTTCGCCCATGACGCGTAACCGCCCCGGTGTCCGACAGGGGATGTCCATCCTCAGTGATCCTGGCCTCAGGTGTCGCGTTGATCGGTCAGCGGGGCGGCGGTCACCAGGCGGCGGCGCCGTTCTGGCCGGGCGCGAACAGGGCACCGCAGTACTGCTCGCGGACGAAGCCCTTTCGCTCGGCGGAGCGCAGCCATCCCGCGCGGTGGGCAGCCCGGCCCGCGGCAGTACCTCAGCGCGATCGAGCCCCGATCAGATCGTGGAGCCGCAGGGTCGCGGGATCGTGCGGGTGAGCGGCGTGAAATATGCGCAGCCAGCCGTGGGCGTCGATTCGGAGGAGATCGTCCCGGATGGATGGGTCGGCACCGCGCTCCAGGAGCAGGCGGATCACGTGGAGACGACCGCCCGGGATCGCCCAGTGCAGGCCGGTCCGCCCGAGGTAGGGCGCGACGTCGGGATGGACGCCGCGGTCGAGGAACCAGCGCACGACCTCGATCCGGCCGTGCTGGCAGGCGTGGACGAACGCCTCGCCCACGATCTCCTCCGGATCATCGGTCGCCGGCAGCCGGGACGGAAAGCCTGCGCCGGTGTCGGCGAGGTCGGGGCGTGCCGACGCGGCGTCCGGCCGGAGGCCGCCGTCCGCGTCGAAACAGGCCCGCACCAGATCCAGCCGGCCGCAGGCGGCATACGTCCAGAGCGCCTGGGGGACGATCCCGTGCTCGGCGAGCAGGTCGACGACCTCCGTGTGGTCGTGGTAAATGGCGTTCTCCAGCGGGGTGCTGCCCCATTTCCGGATGCCGGGGTCGGCGCCGGCGTCGAGCAGCAGGCGCACGTATTCGACCCGGTCGCAGCGGGCAGCCCAGGTCAGCGGGAGATCCAGGTCGGTGGCCTTGCCGAGCAGGACCTCGACCGCTGCGCGTGGCACGCCGAGCTCCTTCTGGAGCCGGACACCGGGGATCAGCTCGGGGCCCGCGAGCATGTGCAGCAGGGTGTCGGCTTGCGAGGCGTTCAGACCGGCCAGCTGATCGGTGTCGCCGGCCAGCAGCGCTTCGGCCTCGCGGTGCAGGCGCCGCCGCCGCTCCCGGCGTTCGTCGAGATCTCGCCGGGATTTGTCGGCGAACGACACGAGCTCCCGCCAGGTCGGGAAGCCGAGCTCCCGCGCGATGATCAGCTGCGCGTCGCGAAACTCGGCGGTCACGGCAGAGGTCGCGGTGGCGTGCCGGGGCACGTAGGCCCGCAACCGTCGCAGCGCGCCGGGATCGTCGCGGCGCAACTCGACGAGGAGGGCGTCGGCCATCGAGTCGTAGATGCCCGGCCTGATGCCCAGAAGGCGGGAGACCGGCCGTTCTTCGGTGGTAGCGCGGCTTTCGACGTGGGCGCGAAAATCGGCCCAGGTCCGGAATCCGTGTTCCTGAGCGAGCACGAACTGGGCGTCGCTGAGCAGGAACCGGTCGGCGGCCCGCTCGCCCAGCACGTCGGCGACTCGGGCTTCGGCTGCCGCATCGCCCGCCGCGTACGCGTGATGCAGGTGCTTGGCCTGCTTGCGGTAGTACTCCAGGTTCGGATGGGCCGGCAGCTCGAAATGACGATCGGACATGACAACCTCCTTCGTCGCCGAGGTCCGCTTGCCCGGCCGGAAAGAGGTTGGTCTTGTCCAGTGCGTTGACGTGCTGCTCGAGGTGGGAAGATCCCTGCCCGCGGACTGGCAGCGCCCTCGCACGCTTCATTCAGAATAGTGATCGGCTCCGCGCGGAGGCAACCGTCAGGAAGCGATCCATGCCTGCAGGGCGCAGGCGCGGTCTCGCGGCGCCCCGCCGGGCGTGTGGCGATCAATGACACCCGGACGGCGTGGCTCGCGCTCGCGGCTGCCGCCGTATCAGGCCTTCGCGCTCGACCTGGGCATCGCCCGCGACACCGTCGCCCAGGCGTACGCCGGGCTTGCCGATGATCTTCGGCAGCGCGGTCGTGACCACGGTGCTGCTGAGCGTCGCGACGAAGAGCGCGAGGAGCAGGCCGCTGAGCGCCACGCGGACCTGCTCGGCCGGGTCGCCGGCGGCGGGGTCGAGGCATGGCGGGATCGAGGGGTGGCGGGGTCGAGGGGTGGCGGGATCGAGGGGTGGCGGGGCCGAGGGCGCGGGCGGCGGCCACGGCGCGGTCCATGTCCTCCGCGGTCGCGACCGGCACCTCGCCGAAGGCCCCGGCCGCCGGCGGTCAGGCCTCGACGGTGATGGCCAGGGCGGGGCAGACCAGGGAGGCCTGCCGCACGTCCGCCAGCCGCCCGGGCGACGGGTCGTCGTTCAGCAGGACCACGACCCCGTCCTCGTCCCGCTGGTCGAACACGTCGTCGGCGGCCATGACGCACTGCCCGGACGCGACGCACTTGTCCTGGTCGATGATGATCTTCACGGTGTCCTCCTCGGTCACCAGGTGACGGGCAGCTCGTAGGCCCCGTAGACGAACCCGTCGTGCTTGAACGGGATCTGCTCCAGCTCGGTGGCGAGCGCCAGGGTGGGGATCCGCCGCAGGAGGGCGGGGTAGGCGACCTGCAGCTCCATCCGCGCCAGCGGCTGGCCCAGGCACTGGTGCACCCCGTACCCGAAGGTCACGTGCAGCCGGGGGTTGCGCCGGAGGTCCAGCCGGTCGGGGTCGGGGAAGACGGACGGGTCGCGGTTGGCGGTCTCGTTGACCGTGATGATGCCCTCGCCGGCCCGGATGACCTGGCCGGCGATCTCGATGTCCGCCAGCGCCACCCGCCGCAGCCCGCCGTGGGTGATCGTCAGGTAGCGCAGCAGCTCCTCGACCGCCGAGGCGATCAGCTTCGGGTCGTCGCTCTCGCGCAGGAGGGCCAGTTGCGCGGGGTCCCGCAGCAGGGCGAGCGTGCCCAGCGTGATCATGTTCGCGGTGGTCTCGTGGCCGGCGAACAGCATCAGCACGCCCATCCGGGCGGCCTCCTGCCGGGAGAGCTCACCGGCCTTGACCCGTTCGACCAGCCCGGACAGCAGGTCGTCGCCGGGCTTGGCGAGCTTCTCGCCGATCAGCCCGTCCAGGTACTCGGCCAGCCGCCGCTGGGCCTGCCCGCGCTCCGCCGGAGCCGAGTTGCGGTTGATGATGGTCCTGCTGTTGGCCTGGAAGAACTCGTGGTCGTCGTACGGGACGCCGAGCAGGTTGGAGATCACCAGCGAGGGCAGCGGCAGCGCGAACGCCTCGACGAGATCGGCGGGCTTCGGACCGGCGAGCAGCCGGTCGATCAGCTCGTCCGCGATCTCCTGGGTGGCGGGGCGCATCGCCTCCACCCGCTTGACCGTGAACGCGGAGGTCACCATCCGCCGCAGCCGGGCGTGCTCGGGGTCGTCCATCATGATGAAGCCGAGGCCGCTCGAGCCCTCCTTGGCCATGCTGTCCATGCCCGCGGCCTCCGCGGGGGAGAGCCGGGGGAGGCCGCGCGCGGGCTCGACGCTGACCTCGGGATGGCCGAGCACGGCGCGGTGCTCGGCGTGGCCGGTCACCAGCCACGCGGTGCCGCCGTCCCACAGCCGGACCCGGGTCAGCGGGCCCTCCTCCTGCCGGGCCCGCATCGCGGGCGCCGGATCCAGCGGGCACCTCGCCGATCTGGCGATGTCGTACTCCGGGATTGTCGTCACTGTTTCCTCCTGGAAGGCGTTTCAGCGAGCCGCACACGCGACGGCGGTTAAATCAACCGATTGATTTAAACCCTAGCGTGGGACGGTTACCTGTCAAGCCGGAGCGGCCCGCGGTCCGTCGCTTGAATAAGCTGTCCTTCCGTCACGCCTCGCCGGCACGGCCGAGGACCCTCGGCGGTCTGTGGGACCGGGCCGTCGAGGGCTGCGCGAAAGTCCCGGTGCGGTGAACGACGATGACGAGCAAGATGACACGGGACGAGCAGGTCAGCGCGACCCGGGAGGCGCTCCTGGCCGCGGCCGAGCGGCTGTTCGCCGAACGCGGCGTGCACGCCGTCGGCAACCGCCAGATCAGCGAGGCCGCCGGGCAGGGCAACAACGCCGCGGTCAGCTACCATTTCGGCGCCAAGGCCGACCTGATCCGCGCGATCGCCCGCAAGCACGCCGAGCAGATGGAGCGCATCCGCGAACGCATGATGGCTGGCATCGACGGCTCCACCGACCTGCGCGACTGGGTCGCCTGCCTGGTCCGCCCGCTCACCGAACACCTGGAGACCCTGGGCAGCCCCACCTGGTACGCCCGCTTCGCCGCCCAGGTCATGGCCGACCCCGCGTTCAACGCGATCATGGTGGACGAGGCCCTGACCGCCGCCCCGGTGCTGCGGCACTTCAGCGACGGCCTGGCCCGGTGCCTGCCCGGCCTGCCTCCAGGTCTCCAGCGCGAACGCACCACCATGGCCCGCCACCTCATCGTGCAGATGTGCGTCGAGCGGGAGCGGGCCCTGGCCGAACACACGCCCACCTTCCGGCCCACCTGGGACGACACGGCCGACGGCCTGATCGACGCGATCGTCGCGATGTGGCGGGCCCCCGTCCGGGACAGCTGAGCCGAGCCGCCGTCCTCGGCGCGAGGCCATCAGCGAATCAGGAGCCGAGGAGCTGTTCGAAGAGCAGGTAGCCGTTGTGATCGCGGTCATCAGGGCGGTCATCCGCCGCGAGCCGGCGAAGGATCCCATGACGGCGCGGTCCCGGGTGATGAGCAGCAGCGGCATCAGCGCTCACCGCGCCGGCCCGCCGGGTGCCCGCATGGAGCTCACCGCGCCCCCGATCCGGCACCACAACGGCACGCTCCGCGCCTGGGAGTCGCCGCCCCTTCACCTGCACACCCGCTGAGGTTCCCTTACGTCGGAGGTAATCGACGCCGCGTGCCTTTTGACGCGAGGGTGGGGGTATGAGCACTGACACCCGTGACGTCGTGGAGGAGCTGCTGCGCAGGATGGCCAAGGGCGACCATCCCCGCACCGCGGA
This region includes:
- a CDS encoding cytochrome P450, with amino-acid sequence MTTIPEYDIARSARCPLDPAPAMRARQEEGPLTRVRLWDGGTAWLVTGHAEHRAVLGHPEVSVEPARGLPRLSPAEAAGMDSMAKEGSSGLGFIMMDDPEHARLRRMVTSAFTVKRVEAMRPATQEIADELIDRLLAGPKPADLVEAFALPLPSLVISNLLGVPYDDHEFFQANSRTIINRNSAPAERGQAQRRLAEYLDGLIGEKLAKPGDDLLSGLVERVKAGELSRQEAARMGVLMLFAGHETTANMITLGTLALLRDPAQLALLRESDDPKLIASAVEELLRYLTITHGGLRRVALADIEIAGQVIRAGEGIITVNETANRDPSVFPDPDRLDLRRNPRLHVTFGYGVHQCLGQPLARMELQVAYPALLRRIPTLALATELEQIPFKHDGFVYGAYELPVTW
- a CDS encoding TetR/AcrR family transcriptional regulator translates to MTSKMTRDEQVSATREALLAAAERLFAERGVHAVGNRQISEAAGQGNNAAVSYHFGAKADLIRAIARKHAEQMERIRERMMAGIDGSTDLRDWVACLVRPLTEHLETLGSPTWYARFAAQVMADPAFNAIMVDEALTAAPVLRHFSDGLARCLPGLPPGLQRERTTMARHLIVQMCVERERALAEHTPTFRPTWDDTADGLIDAIVAMWRAPVRDS